Proteins encoded by one window of Cylindrospermum stagnale PCC 7417:
- a CDS encoding DUF928 domain-containing protein, giving the protein MNLKKLAVRKTFFQPIIYMLPTALILGSAIQDSGLLKAQTTAPVSSRQSTPPARKPASSKINKSQPIFRWTKPPAGLSTIPGRPIGMGSRDFCPAVENPLRALVPFQERDLTSQLSKASMSTTPMDVWGLTTNKYPTFWFYVPYTTEIPGASAEFVLQDSEENEVYQSTVSLRAKPGIISVTLPSTALPLEINKNYRWFFKVSCSGQKSIPIHVEGDIQRVQLNVSLEKQLATAQQRDKVSIYTDNGIWFDALTLLAQLRQASPNNASLISDWQSLLGSVKLDKNSVNAPFIEDELSNL; this is encoded by the coding sequence ATGAATTTAAAAAAATTGGCAGTTAGAAAAACATTCTTTCAACCCATAATATATATGTTACCAACTGCGCTGATTTTAGGTAGCGCTATTCAAGATTCAGGATTACTCAAAGCCCAAACTACAGCACCTGTATCTTCTCGACAATCAACACCACCTGCTAGGAAACCTGCTTCATCTAAAATAAATAAGTCTCAACCTATTTTTCGGTGGACAAAACCTCCAGCAGGACTCAGTACGATACCAGGACGCCCAATCGGTATGGGAAGTAGAGATTTTTGTCCAGCAGTAGAGAATCCACTCAGAGCTTTAGTGCCTTTTCAAGAGCGTGATTTAACAAGCCAACTTAGTAAAGCATCAATGTCCACAACCCCTATGGATGTGTGGGGATTAACGACAAATAAATATCCAACATTTTGGTTTTACGTCCCTTACACAACAGAGATTCCAGGTGCAAGTGCAGAGTTTGTGTTACAAGATAGTGAAGAAAATGAAGTTTATCAAAGTACTGTATCATTAAGAGCAAAACCAGGAATTATCAGCGTTACGCTGCCATCTACAGCGCTTCCTCTAGAAATAAACAAAAATTATCGTTGGTTTTTCAAAGTCAGTTGTAGTGGACAGAAAAGTATCCCAATTCATGTTGAAGGCGATATCCAACGAGTCCAGTTAAACGTCAGTTTAGAAAAACAATTAGCAACAGCACAACAACGAGACAAAGTTTCTATATATACTGACAATGGCATCTGGTTTGATGCACTGACTTTACTAGCACAACTTCGGCAAGCTAGCCCTAATAATGCATCTTTAATTAGTGATTGGCAGAGTCTTTTAGGCTCAGTAAAATTAGATAAAAACTCAGTTAATGCTCCCTTTATTGAGGATGAATTATCAAATCTATAG